The proteins below come from a single Bremerella alba genomic window:
- a CDS encoding ABC transporter permease: MGIEDTIQPLSEWLLPIPGQQLGGLLTFLIALVILIVSGLVFGFVMSVFRNGPFEAFYAVFGTAVKSVPELLSISPRRVWAMTWLAFQEAIRKKALLVFALFMVVLLFAGWYINPSAEQPVRLYLTFVLTFPKWLVLLLVIGLSVFSIPDDIKRRTIYTIYTKPVLPSELFLGRLFGFVSVGTIVLFAMALVSYVFLLQGFNHTHYVNADNLVSGPDGTLIGETTEAAGHKHSLTVYPDGNGETDRTHEHRHAISTNEGSTGPEDKYVVHGPTDMFQARVRHIGTVRFLDRSGKNAAPRGINVGKEWEYFSYIEGGTFGAAVFSFNDINENMLTEVTDGDETKQMLPVEFNLSVFRTYKGIITEGIRGNYYLKNPETGARSIAIPFTAKEVSDLHYIPRTLSNFKADSDKPELDLLEDLTTEDGGRLELWIQCVEPGQYFGVAQNTVYILEANRNFTLNYVKCYLGIWFQVILVITFGLVFSTFLNGPVALLASFLALGYGSIAGEVKGLARNVIFGEKTGWYGGGPAEAMVRLFTQKNIMTELGDYFWVDVVKGIDMVFAFLIYVFVNMLPDYSVFDTQGFVVDGYSIPIAVVAEQFVTVLGFLVALVAVGYFFLKSKEIAA; encoded by the coding sequence ATGGGGATTGAAGACACTATCCAGCCGCTGAGTGAGTGGCTACTTCCCATCCCGGGGCAGCAACTCGGCGGGCTCCTTACCTTTTTGATTGCACTCGTCATCCTGATCGTCAGTGGTCTGGTGTTCGGGTTTGTCATGTCGGTATTCCGCAATGGCCCCTTCGAGGCGTTCTACGCCGTGTTCGGTACGGCCGTTAAATCGGTTCCCGAACTGCTTTCGATATCACCTCGACGCGTATGGGCGATGACCTGGCTCGCATTCCAGGAAGCGATCCGCAAGAAAGCGTTGCTGGTCTTCGCGCTGTTTATGGTCGTGCTATTGTTTGCCGGTTGGTACATCAACCCGAGCGCCGAACAACCGGTACGTCTCTACCTGACCTTCGTGCTGACCTTTCCCAAGTGGTTGGTCCTGCTGCTGGTGATCGGCCTGAGCGTTTTCAGTATTCCTGACGACATCAAACGCCGCACGATTTACACCATCTACACCAAACCAGTCTTGCCGAGCGAATTGTTCCTGGGGCGTCTGTTTGGTTTCGTCAGCGTGGGAACCATCGTTCTTTTCGCGATGGCTTTGGTTTCCTATGTCTTCCTCCTGCAAGGCTTTAATCACACGCATTACGTCAATGCCGACAACCTCGTTTCCGGCCCAGATGGCACACTCATCGGCGAGACGACCGAAGCAGCTGGTCACAAGCATTCCCTAACCGTCTATCCCGACGGCAATGGCGAAACCGACCGCACGCACGAACACCGCCATGCGATCAGCACCAACGAAGGATCTACTGGCCCAGAAGACAAATACGTCGTTCATGGCCCGACCGACATGTTCCAGGCCCGGGTGCGACACATCGGCACGGTCCGCTTCCTCGACCGCAGTGGTAAGAACGCGGCCCCGCGCGGAATCAACGTCGGTAAAGAATGGGAATACTTCAGCTATATCGAAGGGGGTACCTTCGGTGCGGCCGTTTTCAGCTTCAATGACATCAACGAAAACATGCTCACCGAAGTCACCGACGGTGACGAGACGAAGCAGATGCTTCCCGTTGAATTCAATTTAAGCGTTTTCCGAACCTACAAAGGCATCATCACCGAAGGGATTCGCGGAAACTACTACCTCAAGAACCCGGAAACGGGTGCTCGTAGTATTGCGATCCCCTTTACCGCTAAGGAAGTGTCCGACCTCCACTACATTCCTCGCACGCTATCCAATTTCAAGGCCGATTCTGACAAGCCTGAACTGGATCTTCTGGAAGATCTCACCACCGAGGATGGTGGTCGCCTGGAACTGTGGATTCAGTGTGTCGAGCCGGGCCAGTACTTTGGTGTCGCTCAGAACACCGTCTACATCCTGGAAGCAAACCGCAACTTCACCCTGAATTACGTCAAATGCTACCTCGGCATTTGGTTCCAGGTGATTCTGGTCATCACGTTTGGCCTGGTGTTCAGCACCTTCCTCAACGGTCCGGTCGCCTTACTGGCGTCGTTCCTGGCTTTGGGCTACGGAAGTATTGCTGGAGAAGTGAAAGGCCTGGCCCGCAACGTTATCTTCGGCGAGAAAACCGGATGGTACGGGGGTGGTCCGGCGGAAGCCATGGTGCGATTATTCACGCAGAAGAACATCATGACGGAACTTGGCGATTACTTCTGGGTAGATGTCGTCAAAGGTATCGACATGGTCTTTGCCTTTCTGATTTACGTTTTTGTGAACATGCTGCCAGATTACAGTGTGTTCGATACGCAAGGTTTCGTAGTCGACGGATATAGCATTCCCATCGCCGTCGTAGCGGAACAGTTCGTCACTGTTCTCGGCTTCCTGGTCGCATTAGTGGCGGTTGGTTACTTCTTTCTGAAATCGAAAGAAATCGCGGCATGA
- a CDS encoding bifunctional folylpolyglutamate synthase/dihydrofolate synthase, with protein MDASQADSDSPQYQEALDWLFQRINYERTTDIPYRSRNFALDRMQAFMQLLGNPQHRLKIVHVAGTKGKGSTSAFLSNILWKAGHRVGRFTSPHLERLEERYWLDGGNCTAEDIVELVSAVRPVVAQMDANSSAEDRLTFFEITTAMGFLLFAERGVDFAVIEVGLGGRLDSTNVCHPLLCIITSISRDHTALLGDTLAEIAGEKAGIIKPQVPVISGVMAPEAQEVIADVATQNRSTLDQLGDQFTSVPLPDSWKEADAGSPFQQAFEFQWQSSARQQLVVSVKGDHQVANAGLAVAAVEKLRELGHEISPEALQSGLQATQLPARIECCSDRPIVIVDAAHNDASAAALVRVLLKHFPDRRRHLVFASSGDKDHAAVLSQLLGAFDQAWFTKYGFSTRSTSPQELLKVIETVDYDRSLPIHTTDEAKVAFHEALNAMGKEDVLVVTGSFFIAAEFKRFWREVGADRQAAASSATQ; from the coding sequence TTGGACGCCAGCCAAGCCGATTCCGATTCGCCTCAATATCAGGAAGCCCTGGATTGGTTGTTCCAGCGGATCAATTACGAACGCACCACCGATATTCCTTACCGGTCGCGGAACTTCGCACTCGATCGGATGCAGGCCTTCATGCAGCTGCTGGGCAATCCGCAGCATCGCCTGAAGATCGTTCATGTCGCCGGCACCAAGGGGAAAGGTTCGACTTCGGCGTTCCTTTCCAACATTCTTTGGAAAGCTGGCCACCGCGTGGGACGCTTCACCTCGCCCCATTTAGAGCGGCTGGAAGAACGTTATTGGCTTGATGGCGGAAACTGCACGGCAGAAGACATCGTGGAACTGGTCAGCGCCGTTCGTCCGGTCGTTGCCCAAATGGATGCCAACTCGAGTGCGGAAGATCGCTTGACCTTCTTCGAGATCACCACGGCCATGGGCTTTCTACTGTTTGCCGAACGGGGAGTCGATTTCGCCGTCATAGAAGTGGGCCTCGGTGGGAGACTCGACTCGACCAATGTCTGTCACCCTCTTCTGTGCATCATCACCAGCATTAGCCGCGATCACACCGCACTGCTGGGAGACACTTTGGCGGAAATCGCCGGAGAGAAAGCAGGCATTATCAAACCGCAGGTCCCAGTCATTAGTGGTGTGATGGCGCCGGAAGCTCAAGAGGTTATCGCGGACGTTGCCACGCAGAATCGCTCGACACTCGATCAACTGGGCGATCAGTTTACAAGCGTCCCCCTGCCGGACTCTTGGAAAGAAGCGGATGCCGGCAGCCCCTTTCAACAGGCGTTTGAGTTCCAGTGGCAATCGTCTGCCCGACAGCAGCTGGTCGTCAGCGTCAAAGGAGACCACCAGGTTGCCAACGCAGGCCTGGCTGTGGCGGCTGTCGAAAAGCTACGCGAACTGGGACACGAAATCTCGCCGGAAGCCCTTCAGTCTGGCCTTCAAGCGACGCAGTTACCGGCGCGGATCGAGTGTTGTTCCGACCGTCCGATCGTCATCGTAGACGCCGCCCATAACGATGCTTCCGCCGCGGCGCTGGTACGTGTTCTGCTGAAGCACTTCCCCGATCGGCGACGTCATCTGGTCTTCGCATCCAGCGGCGATAAGGACCATGCAGCGGTGCTTTCGCAGCTGCTGGGCGCGTTTGATCAGGCTTGGTTTACGAAATATGGTTTCAGCACCCGATCGACCAGTCCGCAGGAACTTTTGAAAGTGATCGAAACGGTTGATTACGACCGATCGTTGCCAATTCATACGACTGATGAGGCCAAGGTCGCCTTCCATGAAGCGTTGAACGCGATGGGTAAGGAAGACGTGCTCGTCGTCACAGGTTCGTTTTTCATCGCCGCCGAGTTCAAACGGTTTTGGCGCGAGGTGGGGGCCGATCGCCAAGCAGCCGCTTCTTCGGCAACCCAGTAG
- a CDS encoding DUF1559 domain-containing protein, with product MKRRSGFTLVELLVVIAIIGVLVGLLMPAVQQAREAARRMQCTNNLKQLMLACHSYHDTYDTFPSSWNPGGEWSGLARILPFIEQGALEAAIQWDSHYTNYQSNSTPPASAPNLGFALPSVELDMFKCPSEVNLRSVDIDGDGAADYFPSNYAMSHGTFMVYNGSQSGDGAFGANRYTRISEFVDGTSNTIGLSEVNTFTRFHSSSDFDGDATPSQGDISNIITSNVTATTNPSGHSAWVSGNVHQTGFTTMFTPNVLFLIDGRLLPANFINNTEAGADPDAPCMAAVTARSFHPGVVNTAFIDGSVSKVTETVDRNVYWTIGTRFGGEVSLRNKL from the coding sequence ATGAAACGCCGTTCTGGTTTCACGCTCGTCGAATTACTGGTCGTTATTGCCATTATTGGCGTGTTAGTTGGGTTACTGATGCCGGCAGTGCAACAGGCGCGTGAGGCCGCGCGGCGAATGCAATGCACGAATAATTTGAAGCAGTTGATGCTGGCATGCCATTCCTATCACGACACTTACGATACGTTTCCTTCTTCCTGGAATCCCGGTGGAGAATGGTCTGGATTAGCGAGAATCCTGCCATTCATCGAGCAAGGTGCATTGGAAGCGGCAATTCAATGGGATAGCCACTACACCAATTATCAATCCAATAGTACACCCCCAGCTTCAGCTCCCAACTTGGGTTTCGCGTTGCCGTCGGTGGAACTCGACATGTTCAAATGCCCTTCGGAAGTGAATCTCCGATCGGTTGATATCGATGGCGATGGTGCTGCGGATTATTTTCCCTCGAACTATGCGATGTCGCACGGGACTTTCATGGTTTATAACGGTTCCCAATCTGGAGATGGTGCTTTCGGAGCGAATCGGTATACGCGAATTTCCGAGTTTGTCGACGGCACGAGTAATACGATAGGTTTGAGCGAGGTGAATACCTTTACCCGATTCCATTCGAGCAGTGATTTCGATGGCGACGCCACACCGTCTCAAGGCGATATATCCAACATCATTACCAGTAATGTCACGGCAACTACGAATCCTTCGGGGCATTCGGCATGGGTAAGTGGAAACGTCCATCAAACCGGTTTCACAACCATGTTTACGCCCAACGTCCTATTCCTGATTGATGGTCGCCTGTTGCCGGCAAACTTCATCAACAATACCGAAGCAGGGGCCGATCCAGACGCGCCGTGCATGGCAGCGGTAACCGCTCGTAGTTTTCATCCAGGTGTCGTCAACACAGCGTTTATCGACGGAAGTGTCAGCAAGGTCACCGAAACGGTCGACCGAAACGTTTACTGGACCATCGGGACACGCTTTGGCGGCGAGGTCTCGCTGCGGAACAAGTTGTAG
- a CDS encoding adenylate/guanylate cyclase domain-containing protein, whose amino-acid sequence MAELFARDTLSSQRWRRRLVPNQSFTLGRSTQKYPVVWDKQISSQHAQLNWNGVQLEIRKIEEAANPIFFGSRPRISFMLDPGQHFVIGHTEFLLENSEPTMPLPHRSPRTEVTIRPEEIRRTSFRKTPGRIELLTELVSKMTASTDHDQLITIALQQLLHGIPHATDVQLLEQSLDGDTKTFSPIAWDSRDGVSTPGGSSQSLIENATTSHMCVLHVWPNEPDPATADFTQIAGHDWAMCIPLEIKLNQVAALYISGKRARLEGNLTEVEILQDDIKFAELVGSTFANLSRNMALERRQSQLNQFFTPGLLDHVSTDIESYLAPREAGLMVLFCDLRGFSAATEDNIDRLIPHLHQTSETLSIITSAILAQQGVIGDFHGDAVMGFWGWPVSASENPLGGIQAAWEIVQTLAGTEFLCSDTPAKAGIGIAAGQAVAGMIGSRDQVKVTAFGPPVNLASRIEGMTKPLGIPLLLDDHAVTQLQSHPSMPPNTFLRLGSFRLSGLRQETQIFTVNSGEIAWLPEFSQALILFEEGDWPQAISILQSLPTQFGPRNLLLQYMQGFQNQCPASWSGTIERNTK is encoded by the coding sequence ATGGCTGAATTGTTCGCCCGAGACACGCTCTCCTCTCAGCGATGGCGTCGACGACTGGTTCCCAATCAGTCATTTACCCTCGGGCGTTCTACGCAGAAATACCCGGTAGTGTGGGATAAGCAAATCTCCTCGCAGCATGCCCAGCTCAACTGGAATGGGGTGCAACTGGAGATCCGCAAAATCGAAGAAGCGGCCAATCCCATCTTCTTTGGCTCGCGTCCGCGGATCTCGTTCATGCTCGACCCAGGCCAACACTTTGTCATTGGGCATACCGAGTTCCTACTCGAAAACTCGGAACCGACAATGCCGCTGCCGCATCGCAGCCCCCGTACGGAAGTCACGATTCGTCCGGAAGAGATCCGCCGCACATCCTTTCGCAAGACACCTGGCCGAATCGAGCTGTTGACCGAACTCGTCTCGAAGATGACCGCTTCGACCGACCACGACCAGTTGATCACCATCGCCCTGCAGCAGCTTTTGCACGGTATTCCGCACGCAACCGATGTTCAACTGCTAGAGCAATCGCTGGATGGGGATACCAAGACCTTCTCGCCGATTGCCTGGGATAGCCGCGATGGTGTTTCGACGCCGGGGGGCTCAAGCCAAAGCCTGATCGAAAACGCGACGACTTCCCATATGTGCGTCTTGCATGTCTGGCCCAATGAACCCGACCCGGCCACAGCAGACTTCACGCAAATCGCAGGGCACGACTGGGCGATGTGCATCCCCCTGGAGATCAAACTGAATCAAGTGGCGGCCTTGTACATTTCTGGCAAACGCGCACGGCTCGAAGGGAATCTTACGGAGGTAGAGATCCTGCAGGACGACATCAAGTTTGCGGAACTGGTGGGTTCCACGTTCGCAAACCTTTCTCGCAATATGGCCTTAGAACGCCGGCAATCGCAGCTGAACCAGTTTTTTACGCCAGGTTTACTCGATCACGTTTCGACCGACATTGAAAGCTACCTGGCCCCGCGCGAGGCTGGCTTGATGGTCTTGTTTTGTGACCTACGTGGCTTTTCGGCCGCGACTGAAGACAACATCGATCGTTTGATTCCTCATCTGCATCAGACAAGCGAAACCCTTTCGATTATCACCTCAGCGATCCTCGCGCAGCAGGGCGTGATCGGTGACTTTCATGGGGACGCGGTCATGGGCTTTTGGGGCTGGCCTGTTTCCGCATCCGAGAACCCACTGGGCGGCATTCAGGCTGCCTGGGAGATCGTGCAAACTTTAGCCGGCACCGAGTTTCTGTGCAGCGACACGCCAGCCAAAGCTGGCATTGGCATCGCCGCCGGACAGGCCGTCGCCGGCATGATCGGAAGCCGCGACCAAGTCAAAGTGACCGCGTTCGGCCCTCCGGTGAACTTGGCTTCGCGAATTGAAGGAATGACCAAACCCCTAGGCATTCCCCTTTTGCTCGACGATCACGCCGTGACTCAATTGCAAAGTCACCCATCGATGCCCCCCAATACGTTTCTACGCTTAGGCAGCTTTCGCTTATCAGGCTTGCGGCAAGAAACGCAGATATTCACCGTTAACTCGGGGGAGATCGCCTGGTTGCCCGAGTTCTCGCAAGCGCTCATCCTGTTTGAAGAAGGCGACTGGCCTCAAGCAATTTCCATCCTCCAGTCGCTTCCCACGCAGTTCGGACCGAGAAACCTACTGCTACAGTACATGCAGGGTTTCCAGAACCAATGCCCCGCTTCTTGGAGCGGCACCATCGAGCGGAACACGAAATAG
- a CDS encoding ABC transporter ATP-binding protein has protein sequence MASVETQPQSSASSSNNEVVIETRNLTKVYRDFWGRQKVRALKALDLEVRRGEIFGLLGPNGSGKSTTMKLLLGLLFPSSGQALVFGQDPTNIATKERIGYLPEESYLYRFLDARETLNFYGQLFNMPADVRQKRVNELIEMVGLKWAERRQLKEYSKGMTRRIGLAQALINDPELIFLDEPTTGLDPIGIREMKDLILKLKAEGKTVLVTSHQLADLQDVADRIAILHQGELKELGRVDALLKVSDETQIRAKGVSEEAKAEIRAILEREHAENISVENPTTTLEELFLNIVRESEARPGRRAGSDRS, from the coding sequence ATGGCATCGGTAGAAACTCAACCGCAATCGTCCGCATCCTCGTCCAACAACGAAGTCGTTATTGAAACGCGAAACCTGACCAAGGTTTATCGCGATTTCTGGGGACGCCAAAAAGTACGAGCCCTGAAAGCACTCGACCTGGAGGTGCGTCGTGGCGAAATCTTCGGCCTCTTGGGTCCGAACGGTTCCGGCAAATCGACGACGATGAAGCTTTTACTGGGGCTGCTCTTTCCCTCAAGTGGTCAAGCGTTGGTCTTCGGGCAAGATCCGACCAACATCGCCACCAAGGAACGCATCGGCTATCTTCCGGAAGAGTCTTACCTCTACCGGTTTCTCGATGCCCGCGAAACACTCAACTTCTATGGCCAGCTGTTCAACATGCCAGCCGATGTTCGCCAAAAGCGAGTGAACGAACTGATCGAGATGGTGGGGCTCAAATGGGCCGAACGACGTCAATTGAAGGAATACTCTAAGGGTATGACCCGGCGTATCGGTCTGGCCCAGGCCCTGATTAACGACCCCGAACTCATCTTCCTCGACGAACCGACCACCGGCTTAGACCCAATCGGTATTCGCGAGATGAAGGACCTTATCCTGAAGCTCAAAGCCGAAGGCAAGACGGTCCTGGTGACAAGCCACCAACTGGCCGACCTGCAGGACGTGGCCGACCGTATCGCCATTTTGCACCAAGGCGAGCTGAAAGAACTCGGTCGTGTGGATGCCTTGCTCAAGGTCAGCGATGAAACGCAAATTCGAGCCAAAGGCGTCAGCGAAGAAGCGAAGGCCGAAATCCGAGCAATCCTCGAACGGGAACATGCCGAGAACATCTCGGTCGAGAACCCCACCACGACGCTGGAAGAACTCTTCCTGAATATCGTCCGCGAAAGCGAAGCCCGACCTGGTCGCCGCGCCGGTTCGGACCGTTCTTAA
- a CDS encoding DUF1559 domain-containing protein, which yields MKRNGFTLVELLVVIAIIGILIALLLPAVQQAREAARRMQCTNQLKQWILATHNYHDTFTKFPTSWQDGTNQWSAQARLLPYMEQRALESAIDYNVNYTEYHVGGSHENQGKVNGIVLPSVRIDTLLCPSEVKDTRRFDGSDAYHYPLNYALNMGVWYVYNGSNGGEGAFVPSKYLRMADMVDGTSNTMALAEVKAYTHYDRDTATYGTAEINSFPDIGSYIESTVTTSTRNSGHTEWVDGKTHQTGFTAFFPPNTDFDIGAGQPLPADFTNNREDRSGLSSNPTLAAVTARSYHPGVVNVAFMDGSVSRVTDTVNLSVYRAAATRNGGEVLNRNEL from the coding sequence ATGAAAAGAAATGGTTTTACCCTTGTTGAATTGTTGGTGGTGATCGCCATCATCGGCATTTTGATTGCCCTGCTTTTGCCTGCGGTGCAACAAGCGCGCGAAGCCGCGCGGCGGATGCAATGCACCAATCAGTTGAAGCAGTGGATTCTCGCCACGCACAACTATCATGATACGTTCACCAAGTTCCCCACCAGTTGGCAAGATGGAACCAATCAGTGGTCTGCCCAGGCTCGCCTGCTTCCCTATATGGAACAACGAGCACTTGAAAGCGCGATTGACTACAACGTTAATTACACCGAATACCATGTCGGTGGCTCGCACGAGAACCAGGGCAAAGTGAATGGGATCGTACTTCCTTCGGTACGTATTGATACCTTGCTTTGTCCTTCGGAAGTCAAGGATACGCGGCGTTTTGATGGCTCAGACGCCTACCACTATCCGTTGAACTACGCCCTGAATATGGGCGTGTGGTACGTCTATAATGGTTCCAATGGGGGCGAAGGGGCGTTCGTCCCGAGCAAGTATTTGCGAATGGCCGATATGGTCGATGGTACCAGCAACACCATGGCACTTGCCGAAGTAAAGGCCTACACCCACTACGACCGCGATACGGCGACTTACGGTACTGCAGAGATTAATTCGTTTCCTGACATCGGTTCGTATATCGAATCGACCGTGACCACCTCGACACGTAATTCAGGCCATACCGAGTGGGTCGACGGGAAGACCCATCAAACAGGTTTCACCGCGTTTTTCCCGCCCAATACAGATTTTGATATCGGTGCAGGCCAGCCACTTCCGGCCGACTTTACCAATAACCGTGAGGACCGAAGCGGTTTGAGCTCGAATCCGACCCTCGCTGCCGTGACTGCCCGGAGCTATCACCCCGGGGTCGTTAATGTGGCGTTCATGGACGGATCGGTCTCTCGTGTCACCGATACGGTAAATTTAAGTGTTTACCGCGCGGCAGCGACCCGAAACGGTGGTGAAGTCTTGAATCGGAACGAGCTTTAA